One window of the Niallia circulans genome contains the following:
- a CDS encoding helix-turn-helix transcriptional regulator, which produces MNRVKEYRKHCSLTQIELAKKVGVARQTINLIENDKYNPSLSLCISLAKELNTDLNTLFWEDNTNEE; this is translated from the coding sequence TTGAACAGGGTCAAAGAGTATAGGAAACATTGCAGTTTAACCCAAATTGAACTCGCTAAGAAAGTAGGTGTAGCAAGACAGACCATTAATTTAATTGAGAATGATAAATATAATCCCTCTTTGTCTTTATGTATTTCCTTAGCCAAGGAGCTTAACACAGACCTTAATACACTATTTTGGGAGGATAATACTAATGAGGAATAA
- a CDS encoding ABC transporter permease, translating into MINSEDFNELDEKEFVVEGIITDTEHIGDADYHFFTTRENMKAMFGIDTLYQVEMNILHGYKKEKVKLIQSLLQDPAYSNTILYSRAEELAELEQQFLQRVFLLYLAVAMMIIFTVIGLMNSTASSIKEILKELSMLRVLGSTKKRLLSLLLMEGALLTTTAGVLAIGLSTLSAYCFIQGLDANTFAVLPKLLLGLFLLSPLIGLGAVLIPALWATRLDLMKGMRE; encoded by the coding sequence TTGATAAATTCAGAGGATTTTAATGAGTTAGATGAAAAAGAGTTTGTAGTAGAAGGAATTATTACTGATACCGAGCATATTGGGGATGCTGACTATCATTTTTTTACAACTAGAGAAAATATGAAAGCAATGTTTGGGATTGACACACTTTATCAGGTAGAAATGAACATTCTGCATGGATATAAGAAAGAAAAAGTTAAGTTGATTCAATCCTTATTACAGGATCCTGCATATTCCAATACAATTCTCTATAGCCGTGCTGAAGAGTTGGCAGAGTTGGAGCAGCAATTCCTTCAACGAGTATTCCTTCTTTACTTGGCAGTAGCCATGATGATTATATTTACTGTTATTGGGTTAATGAACAGTACTGCCAGCAGTATTAAGGAAATACTGAAAGAACTTAGTATGTTGCGAGTATTGGGGAGTACTAAGAAGAGGTTACTTTCATTATTACTAATGGAAGGCGCATTACTAACAACAACAGCTGGTGTATTAGCGATTGGATTATCTACTTTATCGGCATATTGCTTCATTCAAGGCTTGGATGCCAATACATTTGCAGTATTACCAAAACTTCTGTTGGGATTATTTTTATTATCACCTTTGATTGGTTTAGGAGCCGTCTTAATTCCCGCACTATGGGCAACAAGATTAGACCTAATGAAAGGAATGAGAGAATAA
- a CDS encoding VOC family protein — MEVKLLTLQTNNIKEMKSFYVETLGFPLIKEDSHSFCIKAGSSKLKFTSENVLGNPYYHFAFNIFANKFAEAKSWVKERVALNVNDEGEDEVYFSNFQAHSLYFYDPSGNIVEFISRNSISEQDEAPFSSESVINISEIGVTVSDVAAAGKRLMEVGINERDNQPLDLTSINFMGNKSKGIFLILNKPGREWFFSNKISAVFPLEIITSQHHTIVVDVEGNLEVS; from the coding sequence ATGGAAGTAAAACTGCTAACTCTGCAAACGAATAATATCAAAGAAATGAAGAGTTTTTATGTAGAGACTCTTGGATTTCCATTGATTAAGGAAGATAGTCATAGCTTTTGCATTAAAGCGGGTTCAAGCAAATTGAAATTTACATCAGAAAATGTATTGGGTAATCCATATTACCACTTTGCTTTTAACATTTTTGCTAATAAATTTGCAGAAGCAAAGTCATGGGTAAAAGAAAGGGTTGCATTAAATGTTAATGATGAGGGAGAAGATGAAGTGTATTTTTCCAATTTCCAGGCTCATTCTCTCTATTTTTATGATCCTTCTGGAAATATAGTAGAGTTTATTTCAAGGAACTCTATTTCCGAACAAGATGAGGCTCCTTTTTCTAGTGAAAGTGTCATAAACATCAGCGAGATAGGGGTAACGGTCAGTGATGTAGCAGCCGCAGGGAAAAGATTGATGGAAGTGGGAATTAATGAACGGGATAATCAACCTTTAGATCTAACATCCATCAACTTTATGGGAAATAAATCAAAAGGCATCTTCTTAATCCTTAATAAACCAGGAAGAGAATGGTTTTTCTCTAATAAAATTTCAGCTGTATTCCCTCTGGAAATTATCACCTCGCAACATCACACAATTGTGGTTGATGTAGAAGGGAATTTAGAAGTTAGCTAG